ATTCCCGCTCTCCCAAGCGGAAATGGATCGCTTGTACGATTTTCCGTACACCCGACGCCAGCATCCGAGTTATTCCGAGCCGATTCCCGCCTTCGAAATGATTAAAGATTCGGTGACGATCATGCGTGGCTGCTTCGGCGGCTGCACCTTCTGCTCGATCACCGCGCACCAAGGCCGCATCATTCAATCGCGGTCGCACCAATCGATCGTCAACGAAGTGAAGAAAATGGCCGCCGACCCCGAATTCAAGGGCGTCGTCAGCGACATTGGCGGAGCCACCGCCAACATGTACCGCATGCGCTGCACCCGGCCCGACGTGGAAGCCAAATGCAAGCGGCTCTCTTGCGTGCATCCGGGAATTTGCAAGCTGCTGGGCACCGATCACGGCCCGCTGATCCAACTCATGAAGGATGTCCGCAATCTGGACGGCATCCGCAAGGTGTTTGTCGCCTCCGGCATCCGCATGGATCTGGCACAATTGTCGCAGCGATACATCGACGAACTCGCGGCCCATCACGTCGGTGGTCGGCTGAAGGTCGCACCGGAACATGCCAACCCCGAAGTGCTCAGTCTGATGAAGAAGCCATCGATCGATAACTTTGGCATCTTCCGAGAAATGTACGAACGCTCCTCCAAGAAAGCGGGCAAGCCCAAGCAGTTTCTGGTGCCCTACTTCATTGCCAGCCACCCCGGTAGCACCGTCGCCGAGATGATCGATCTGGCGATTTACCTGAAGCGCAACGGCTACAAGCCCGACCAAGTGCAGGATTTCATTCCCGCCCCGTTCGATATCGCTACCTGCATGTGGTACACCGGCGTCGATCCGATGAGCGGAAAACCTGTGACCATCGCTAAGAATCTCCGCGACCGCAAGCTGCAACGGGCGTTGATGCAATTCTTCAAGCCGGAAAACTGGTTCGCCGTTCGGGAGGCGCTGATCTCCGCCGGTCGGCAAGACCTCATCGGCGATGGGTGCGATTCGCTCATCCCCGCGAATCCGCCCAAGGAAGCGCTCGACGAAAAACGCCGCCAAGCCAATCAAGCCTTGCAAGGCGACCACTACCACACCGTCGCCAACCCCGCCCGAGGCGAAAAACCCGGCGAACGCGGCGCAGAACCCCTCAAAAAAGGCTACCGCCCCGGACGCACCACCCAACAACGCCAACAGGGGAAACGAAAAGGCCCAAAGCGATAACCAGCGTCACTTGTTACGACAACACAACTCTCAAAGCGACACTACCGATTCTCGGTGGCTCCGCACGCGATGGCATCCCCATCGCAATCATGCGGAGCGGCCCGATTCCGGTTCGACGGCCCCAATTTTGCGGCGGTCAGTAAGTCGCCCAGAAGCCGGGAGTGATTAACTCGGCCAGATTGCCGTCCAGGTCGCGGAAGTAGATGCTGGTGGCACCACGCGGCCAGTTCACGATGCTCTCAATGGTCACGCCTTCGGCCTGCAACTTTTCCACCCACGATTCAACCTCTTCCTTGGAAATCGCGAACGCGAAGTGGGTCGGCGGCACTCCGGCATGGCCAGGAATCGCGCCATCCCCGGTATCGAACGATTCGACGGTTGCCCCGGTTCGGAAGAGCAACAGCACATTCTTGCCGGCCACATCGAGTGCGATCAATCGCTCAGACTCCAGCAAGATCGGGAATCCGAACAAGCGACGATAGAATGCGGCCGATTTCGCCGGGTCCGCGACATACAACGCCGATTCTAAAATCCCGTTCACCTGCATGACTGCTCCTGAGGAACTCGGGACGATCATCTCGCCCCACGGAATCGCCGAAATCGCCGAAATCGCGGGTTCACCGAAATCGCGATCCGGCTGCGGTCAACCCCCGCGAACGATTCAGATGCTCCGCTCGCCCCCGTCGGGCATTGGGCGAACTACCTCTCGCAACGGCAGCTTCTCCCGCAATGATATCGCCTTGCGTGGCG
This DNA window, taken from Tuwongella immobilis, encodes the following:
- a CDS encoding YgiQ family radical SAM protein; this encodes MWHEQFAAPFAPINAQEMRDRGWDYVDIVFVTGDGYIDHPSFAMAILHRSLEAAGFRVAILSQPDWKSCEPWRQFGKPRLFFAISAGNMDSLINHYTANKKVRNDDAYSPGGRIGLRPDRATLPYCQRAREAFPGVPVIAGGVEASLRRLAHYDYWSDSVRRSILLDSKADLVVYGMGETNIVTIAKRLAAGQTVKDLRDLRGVAFALGASESPAPEVAAEELPKILPVVPPAPPSHDPTGKRPPYLVIPSFESVKADKAAFVEMTRLIHHNTNPFNAAALVQYHDRQAIVANPPGFPLSQAEMDRLYDFPYTRRQHPSYSEPIPAFEMIKDSVTIMRGCFGGCTFCSITAHQGRIIQSRSHQSIVNEVKKMAADPEFKGVVSDIGGATANMYRMRCTRPDVEAKCKRLSCVHPGICKLLGTDHGPLIQLMKDVRNLDGIRKVFVASGIRMDLAQLSQRYIDELAAHHVGGRLKVAPEHANPEVLSLMKKPSIDNFGIFREMYERSSKKAGKPKQFLVPYFIASHPGSTVAEMIDLAIYLKRNGYKPDQVQDFIPAPFDIATCMWYTGVDPMSGKPVTIAKNLRDRKLQRALMQFFKPENWFAVREALISAGRQDLIGDGCDSLIPANPPKEALDEKRRQANQALQGDHYHTVANPARGEKPGERGAEPLKKGYRPGRTTQQRQQGKRKGPKR
- a CDS encoding VOC family protein; protein product: MQVNGILESALYVADPAKSAAFYRRLFGFPILLESERLIALDVAGKNVLLLFRTGATVESFDTGDGAIPGHAGVPPTHFAFAISKEEVESWVEKLQAEGVTIESIVNWPRGATSIYFRDLDGNLAELITPGFWATY